The segment AAGGTGATAGCTTCCGCCATGATCAGGCCGTGCGTCGCATCGAGATTGCTGCGCATGCGCGCGGCATCGACGTCGAGGCCCTCGGCGATATCGACGATGGCGGCGAGCGCGCCGGAGGTGACCAGCATCAGCTGCGGCAGCGTCGGCCATTCGGCATGCCAGGGCCCGGCGCTGCGCTCGTGGTCCTGCACCTGGGCAGCAAAGATCGTGGCAGCGAGCTGCGGGGCCATGGTCGCGCAGCCCAGCGCGCTGGCGGCTGCGACCGGGTTGCGCTTATGCGGCATGGTCGAGGAGCCGCCGCGGCCTTCGCCGGCCGGCTCAAAGGCTTCGCCGACATCGGTCTGCATCAGCAGCGAGACGTCGCGGGCGATCTTGCCGCAGCTGCCGGCGAGGATCGCAAGGCAGGATGCCGCTTCCGCGATGCGGTCGCGATGGGTGTGCCAGGGCGCCTCCGGCAGCGGCATGTTCAGCCCGTGTGCGAGCCGTTCAGCGACCGCAATCCCCTTGTCGCCGAGGGCTGCGAGCGTTCCCGCAGCACCGCCGAATTGCAGCGCGAGACCTTCGCGCCGCAGCCGCCGCAGACGGCAGCGGGCACGCGCGAGGCTTGCTGCATATTCGGCGGCCTTCATCCCAAATGGCATCGGCAGCGCGTGCTGGAGCCAGGTCCGTGCCACCATCGCGGTGTTGCGATGGCTGCGCGCAAGTGCGGCAAAACCTTTGATGGCGCGGCTGAGGTCGGCATCGAGCGCGTCGATCGCAGCGCGCAGCGTCAGCATGGTCGCGGTGTCGATGACGTCCTGGCTGGTCGCGCCCCAATGCACAAAGCGCGCAGCCTCGCTGTCTGCCTTGGCGACATCGGCGGTTAGCGCCTTGACCAGCGGAATCGCCAGATTGCCTGATCGTGTTGCCGCTTCCGCGAGCGCCGCCATGTCGAAAGCATCCGCCTTGCAGGCGGCCTCGATCGGCCCAACCGCGGCCTGGGGGATCACGCCGGTGGCGGCTTCGGCCCGCGCCAGGGCTGCCTCGAAATCGAGCATGTTCTGAAGTGTGGACCGGTCGTCGCAGACGGCGCGCATGGCGGCGCTCGACAGCATCGGCGCGAGCAGGGGGGAGAGGGATGTGCTCATGTTGTGCGGGACCTAACCACCATGGCCCGGCTGTGCCAATCCCCAACCGCTCGCGCAAGCTTTTTGCGGTTGCGAATATGCATTGCACGTGACCGGGCGCCACCCTTTCCTTTGCGGCCTCCGTGCGTTACTTGAGCATCCCTACCTTTTGCGATTTCCGGAGGCACCCCATGGCCATGACAATGAACGGCGAAGTCCAGCTTGCGGCGCCGCGCGAGGCCGTGTGGGAGAAGCTCAACGACCCCGCGGTGCTCAAGGCCTGCATCCCCGGCTGCGAGGAGCTGGAGAAGACCGACGACGGCGGTTTTCGCGCGACCGCGAAAATGAAGGTCGGCCCGGTCTCGGCGCGCTTCAAGGGTAAGGTCACGCTGAGCGATCTCGATCCGCCGAACGGCTACAAGATCTCCGGCGAAGGCGAGGGTGGCGTGGCCGGATTCGCCAAGGGCGGCGCGGTGGTCAGGCTCGCGGAGAAGGATGGCGGCACGCTGCTCGCTTACGACGTCGAGGCGCAGATCGGCGGCAAGTTGGCGCAGCTCGGCCAGCGCCTGATCAACGGCACCGCCAAGAAACTGGCCGACGAATTTTTCGCGAATTTCGCCAAGGCGGTACAGGGCTGAAACCTATCGCCTTTCGGCATGGCGCCTTGCGCCCGGGGTGATGTTGCTCCCGGGCATATTGGCCCATATGATGGGTTGGAATAATTATAAAAAAGAACCGCTTCGACGGGACCCGTCGGGGCGCTGATAGAGAGTGCTTATGGCAAAAATCTCCCTTATCGTGAACGGCAATCTTGTTACCGGCAATGTCGACCCGCGTACCCTGCTCGTGCAGTTCCTGCGCGAGAATCTGCGGCTGACCGGCACCCATGTCGGCTGCGACACCTCGCAATGCGGCGCCTGCGTCGTGCATCTCGACGGCAAGGCCGTAAAATCCTGCACCACGCTTGCGGTGATGGCCGACGGCCATGAGGTCAAGACGATCGAGGGACTGGCCGCCGACGGCGCGCCGCTGCATCCGATGCAGGAAGCCTTCCGCGAGCACCATGGCTTGCAGTGCGGCTTCTGCACGCCCGGCATGATCATGACCGCGATCGACATCGTGCATCGCAAGGGCCACGAGCTCGACGACCACACCATCCGCGAGGAGCTGGAAGGCAATCTCTGCCGCTGCACCGGCTACCAGAACATCGTCGCCTCGATCGCCGCCGGCGCGAAGGCGATGGCCCAATCCGATCTCGCCTAAACCGCGCGCATCCCGCGATCAGGACATCAAG is part of the Bradyrhizobium commune genome and harbors:
- a CDS encoding SRPBCC family protein gives rise to the protein MAMTMNGEVQLAAPREAVWEKLNDPAVLKACIPGCEELEKTDDGGFRATAKMKVGPVSARFKGKVTLSDLDPPNGYKISGEGEGGVAGFAKGGAVVRLAEKDGGTLLAYDVEAQIGGKLAQLGQRLINGTAKKLADEFFANFAKAVQG
- a CDS encoding (2Fe-2S)-binding protein, which produces MAKISLIVNGNLVTGNVDPRTLLVQFLRENLRLTGTHVGCDTSQCGACVVHLDGKAVKSCTTLAVMADGHEVKTIEGLAADGAPLHPMQEAFREHHGLQCGFCTPGMIMTAIDIVHRKGHELDDHTIREELEGNLCRCTGYQNIVASIAAGAKAMAQSDLA
- a CDS encoding 3-carboxy-cis,cis-muconate cycloisomerase; translation: MSTSLSPLLAPMLSSAAMRAVCDDRSTLQNMLDFEAALARAEAATGVIPQAAVGPIEAACKADAFDMAALAEAATRSGNLAIPLVKALTADVAKADSEAARFVHWGATSQDVIDTATMLTLRAAIDALDADLSRAIKGFAALARSHRNTAMVARTWLQHALPMPFGMKAAEYAASLARARCRLRRLRREGLALQFGGAAGTLAALGDKGIAVAERLAHGLNMPLPEAPWHTHRDRIAEAASCLAILAGSCGKIARDVSLLMQTDVGEAFEPAGEGRGGSSTMPHKRNPVAAASALGCATMAPQLAATIFAAQVQDHERSAGPWHAEWPTLPQLMLVTSGALAAIVDIAEGLDVDAARMRSNLDATHGLIMAEAITFALAEAIGKSDAHHLIEAASKRAVAEKKHLREILAADPQVTAHLTPQKIAALFEPMAYQGSSQALIDRLLDSLERE